A region from the Xenopus laevis strain J_2021 chromosome 4S, Xenopus_laevis_v10.1, whole genome shotgun sequence genome encodes:
- the LOC108714913 gene encoding protein RD3 → MFLAGLFGWNDTEGTAMKLVPKSSSELVTETLMLELGSHIKRSERQQRERLIEYRRVKSGVDYTWLASIPRQAYQISPGDQLDLRDICSKITPSQCGQVILRFRRLMLEFEPEGAEIPRLFRSVLQDFVDQEEQRKMQQDVRWDKRRRAKSLATFSFKPPRLRINPFQLEETYGSDTETELAASGRARSKSMPEFCTTREV, encoded by the exons ATGTTCCTGGCAGGTTTGTTTGGCTGGAACGACACAGAAGGAACAGCAATGAAGTTGGTTCCTAAAAGTAGCTCTGAGCTGGTCACAGAGACATTGATGCTGGAGCTGGGATCTCATATCAAAAGATCAGAAAGGCAGCAGCGAGAACGGCTCATTGAGTACCGAAGAGTAAAGAGTGGGGTGGACTACACATGGCTTGCTTCCATCCCTCGCCAGGCCTATCAGATCAGCCCAGGGGACCAACTGGACCTAAGGGATATTTGCTCCAAAATAACTCCATCTCAGTGTGGTCAAGTCATTCTCAG GTTCCGAAGGCTAATGCTGGAATTTGAACCAGAGGGAGCAGAGATCCCACGCCTTTTCCGTTCAGTCCTACAGGACTTTGTAGATCAGGAGGAGCAGCGTAAAATGCAGCAAGATGTGCGTTGGGATAAGCGGAGGAGAGCCAAGAGTCTGGCAACCTTTAGCTTTAAGCCCCCACGTCTACGGATCAACCCTTTTCAATTGGAGGAAACATATGGGTCAGACACAGAGACTGAGTTAGCTGCATCTGGGAGGGCAAGGAGTAAAAGTATGCCTGAGTTCTGCACTACAAGAGAAGTGTAA
- the stx5.S gene encoding syntaxin-5 produces MNTRKRLGSRNTDNGIYIGPSQTQVLVPASDSPVAPPPADIMSCRDRTAEFISTCKSLQGRQNGVQLSSPSFNAVKQRSEFTLMAKRIGKDLSNTFSKLEKLTILAKRKSLFDDKAAEIEELTYIIKQDIGSLNQQIAQLQSFVRARGSQSGRHLQTHSNTVVVSLQSKLASMSNDFKSVLEVRTENLKQQRSRRDCFSQGQAALPLHHNSLGPSVLLQDDSRRQGEVTIEMDSRVSQQLQLIDEQDSYIQSRADTMQNIESTIVELGSIFQQLAHMVKEQEETIQRIDGNVEDTQLNVEGAHQEILKYFQSVTSNRWLMIKIFLILIVFFIIFVVFLA; encoded by the exons ATGAACACTCGTAAACGTCTCGGGTCCCGTAACACAGACAACGGAATATACATAGGACCCTCCCAGACTCAGGTCCTGGTTCCTGCTTCAGATTCCCCTGTTGCTCCTCCCCCAGCCGACATCATGTCCTGTCGGGACCGCACTGCTGAGTTCATTTCTACTTGCAAATCTTTACAGGGACGCCAG AATGGTGTACAGTTGTCGTCTCCATCTTTTAATGCTGTCAAACAAAGAAGCGAATTCACCCTAATGGCCAA ACGCATTGGAAAGGATCTCAGCAACACATTTAGCAAACTGgagaaactaacaatat TGGCAAAGAGAAAATCTCTATTTGATGACAAAGCTGCAGAGATTGAAGAATTGACCTACATAATTAAACAA GATATAGGAAGTCTGAACCAGCAGATTGCTCAGCTTCAGTCTTTTGTCCGTGCTCGGGGCAGTCAAAGTGGAAGACATCTTCAGACTCATTCGAATACAGTTGTGGTCTCCCTGCAG TCAAAGCTTGCATCTATGTCCAATGATTTCAAGTCGGTTTTGGAAGTTAGGACAGAG AACCTAAAGCAACAGAGGAGTCGAAGGGATTGCTTCTCTCAAGGCCAGGCGGCACTCCCACTTCACCATAATAGCCTag GTCCTTCAGTTCTTCTTCAGGATGACTCTCGTAGACAGGGGGAAGTGACTATAGAAATGGATTCACGAGTCAGTCAGCAGCTGCAGCTTATTGATGAACAG GACTCGTACATCCAAAGCCGAGCAGACACCATGCAGAACATCGAATCTACAATCGTGGAACTGGGATCCATATTTCAGCAGCTGGCTCACATGGTAAAGGAGCAGGAAGAGACTATACAAAG GATTGATGGAAATGTAGAAGACACTCAGTTAAACGTGGAGGGGGCCCACCAAGAGATCCTAAAGTATTTCCAGTCTGTCACGTCGAACCGCTGGCTTATGATCAAGATTTTCCTCATACTAATTGTCTTCTTCATAATTTTTGTAGTCTTCCTTGCCTAA